From the Erythrolamprus reginae isolate rEryReg1 chromosome Z, rEryReg1.hap1, whole genome shotgun sequence genome, one window contains:
- the BMI1 gene encoding polycomb complex protein BMI-1: MHRTTRIKITELNPHLMCVICGGYFIDATTIIECLHSFCKTCIVHYLETSKYCPICDVQVHKTRPLLNIRSDKTLQDIVYKLVPGLFKNEMKRRREFYAAHPSADVANGSNEDRGEVADEDKRIITDDEIISLSIEFFDQNKVERKENKEKEKAKEEANSKRYLRCPAAMTVMHLRKFLRSKMDIPNTFQIDVMYEEEPLKDYYTLMDIAYIYTWRRNGPLPLKYRVRQTCKRMKIGGQRDSFHHSGDLESDSGSEKTGSPMGGAPSTSSCVLSSSTPVQSPHPQFPHISSTMNGTSSCPSGNHHASFINRTRKSPINGCSMTSSG, from the exons ATGCACCGCACCACCCGCATCAAAATTACCGAGCTCAATCCCCATCTCATGTGCGTGATTTGCGGAGGGTATTTCATCGATGCTACCACGATCATCGAGTGCCTGCACTCCT TCTGCAAGACTTGTATTGTACATTACTTGGAGACCAGCAAGTATTGTCCCATTTGTGATGTCCAGGTTCACAAAACTAGGCCTCTTTTGAACATAAG ATCTGATAAAACTCTCCAGGACATTGTATACAAGTTAGTACCAGGTCTTTTCAAAA atgaaatgaaaagaagaagagagtttTATGCTGCTCATCCATCTGctgatg TTGCCAATGGCTCTAATGAAGACAGGGGAGAAGTTGCAGATGAAGACAAAAGGATTATAACAGATGATGAAATAATAAGCTTATCCATTGAGTTCTTTGACCAAAATAA AGTTGAAcggaaagaaaacaaagagaaggagaaagccaAAGAGGAG GCCAACAGCAAAAGATATTTACGCTGTCCTGCAGCAATGACTGTAATGCATTTAAGGAAGTTTCTCCGGAGCAAAATGGACATACCCAATACTTTTCAG ATTGATGTCATGTATGAAGAAGAGCCTTTGAAGGACTACTATACACTAATGGATATAGCCTACATTTACACTTGGAGAAGG AACGGCCCCCTCCCTTTAAAGTATCGTGTGAGACAAACCTGCAAGAGAATGAAAATAGGGGGCCAGCGAGATAGCTTTCACCACAGTGGGGATCTGGAAAGTGACTCTGGCAGTGAAAAAACTGGCAGCCCCATGGGAGGTGCTCCTTCCACATCATCCTGTGTGCTCAGCTCCAGCACTCCGGTCCAATCTCCCCACCCCCAGTTCCCCCACATCTCTAGCACTATGAATGGAACCAGCAGCTGCCCAAGTGGTAACCACCACGCCTCCTTTATCAACAGAACCCGGAAATCACCCATCAATGGTTGTTCTATGACTTCTTCTGGCTGA